The genomic region CGTAAGGTCGGATAAGTatacaagaagaagaaattttgGTGACCAGAAGTTCAATTCCAGGAAAAGCAAGACCGATGGCAATGATGATTGGGACCTTCCAATGGATTACTTCTGATCCTCATAGCGTTTTGTTGACTTCTTGTAGATATCAACCTAAAGAACCTTGTGAGTAGATTTCAACATAAAATGTTGGAATCATGCTGTTTTAGTCATCATAGGCTTTGTACATGTTCATATTTCGATTCAAACACAATTTATCTGAAAATCACAGTCTAACACGTATACACATCTTattggaaatataaaaaaaggagCATACGCATATCAAACAATGATTTGTCTACAAGTAGAAATAGCGTACTTAACGGAGAGACATGCTTCCTCCCTTGGCCCTCCTCTCTCTTACATAACCTCCCTGTATTTTGGTTAATTCAGCTCCACTTGTGACAACTTTCTTATTGAACGGTCCTACAGTCCCGACCGCTTTGTTATTGGACGACCCTACAAAACCAACCACTTATCTTCCTTGTGATCAACTGATTAGTAGAAATTCAAActgatcattttttttaacaatcgatattatctaaAGAAATgtgtttagcctcacaataataCGGTTAAAATTCATCTTTGcgtgagaatcgaacttaagacttaTCATTTACCAGggaagatgaatatcactagactgtagtaatAAGTGGTTAAACTGATCATTTAAAATATTCAACCTTAGCAATTTACAGATTGAACAAttaaagagatttttcaatgagTCCGGAACATAAAGCAGTACACTgcatgttattatataattgaaacgacacttgaaaacaaaaaaaacttcacTCCAATTAcataatgacatgtggtgtaCTTTCTATTGCATCGAAAATTTCTCGGACCAGTCAAACTGTGATTATTACTCTTGAAATCCGTGACATGGAGAAAATCCTTAATGAGGGCTGTGATTATTACTTTGCAAACTCCTCTATTTCTTCtgatgacaaaattaccctccgTATGGGCCATATCCATATTACTGTTGAAACAGTTAATTTTACCGCCTTCTATATAATTACGCGTCATTATGTGGTAGGACCTAATGAGCGTGCGGGTCCCGCCATGAGCGTGTGTTTCGTAATTGATTGCCACGCAATCATATCctgataaaataataaattatttatatataaaccTTCTGAACGCAAATTAAAAATGTAGCCGTTAGCACCTAACGCCTCCCcactttcaaattcaaacaaactctctctctctctctctctctctacaattcccttttttctctctctcaaatatAACAACCTGAACTGCCATAGCATCTTTCACACATCCACCAAAGCAATGCACACGCTTCAATCTTCCGTCGCCGGAATCGCCGGGAACCAGATTGTTCGGCCTAAAAGTGGCCGGACGCCGCTCCAGCCGAAGAACACTCCGGTGACTCCGACGAACTCCGATCTCAAAATCAAGCCGGTTCACCAATGGATTGGCGTTGTCGATGATTCAAATAAGGAGAACCCTCCGATGTATGCGACTCCGGTGAAGATTGAGGCGATGGAAGTGTCGCTGGCGGAGGAGCTGAGCGCGATCCGGAAGAAGACGGAGAGGATGAAATCGGACAGAGAGAAGACGGAGAAGATGCTTAAGGAGAAGGATATGGTGATGGAAATACAGATGAAGGAGCTCGAAAACAGAGGGCAGATTCAGAAGATGCTCGAGACCGAGCTCGATCGGATTTACCGATTGAACCAACTCCATGTTCAATCAATTGTAAGCTAcgatttaacttcaaatgctttTCCATTCCCTTTTATgttccttaatttttatttagctttgagtgttttggagcaGAGAGTATCGCCGATTCGATCGCTCagggagaaggaggaagaaaagaaggcCGATGAATCGCCATGGCAGGTGAATCGCAATCTCCATTTTCCTTAATCTTCCATCagatttgaaattaattgtgttttttgtttaatttattttgattattttgttgatcAGGGAGTGGAGGTGGAAGCGGAGGAGGATATGGAGGAATCTGTGGATGAAAACTCACCGCAGAAGCCGGAGAGTTGTGCTGCTTCCAATTCCGAAATTGTTACAGGAAAATGAAAAGTGATATTTTTCAAGATTTTTGCTCTGTGAAGTTTATAAGATTTTCCTCAAATTGTAGTGGCATTTGAAAAGATTTTGAGAAAGAGAATAATATAATATCTCATTATGTTTCATGTTCTCGTTTAGTAATTACAATACGAGTTTTCATTGAAAACGAAATAATTATCCAACTGCTTCTAAATAATttgtttaaatgttttaaaCGAAATACATGACATCTAATTAGGATAAAAACCTTAGTATGACATTTGAACTAATTGGATAGTTGGCCAGTTTCACAATGGAATTAGACAACTTCATATATACAAGTGccatttttttgtgtgaaagtGGTGTGACTAGTCAAACTGCCTTATTTAACTTTAGCTGGTTATGCCTAGCTATCCAAAATTTTCTCCTCAAATTTACATTATTGGTCACATGTTAAACTCAAGCGATACCACAtattaaacgatgcattgagAGTATGAATTTTGCTTCAATGTAGGATTGTTAGGCACATTGCATGgtttttcgtttttgttttttcttggaAAGCTGGATATATTAACTAGGGCCAAAAAGCTAATATTACAACGAAAGCCCACAACGAGGCAagcaaccaaaaaacaaaaccgggAGTACAAGAGGAAGAAAAACCCGACACTAAAAGGAAGTAATTAGCGTCACTCCTTGCACAACTAAACAAAATTAATGTGGGCAGGCACATTGCATAGTTTTAACATTTGTTTCTTGTCTTGTTGGTAACTATGGCACAACTTGACAAGGGTATTATGGGAACCACATATCTTATTCTCCAAAACGACAAGACCAAAAGCAGCAAACATTTGCTCGGGGAAACGTCGTCCTTAAATTTGAAGGTAAGTACCACTACACATGTATGTCGGTGCCTGACACAAGTGGGACTGAGCGGGAATCCCACGCAACAATTATGTCTGCAGGACAATCTCGGCCGCACGATTTGACTCATTGAGCAGATGATCAACCCATCAACGCATCAACGGCTGAAAAATCACACAGGCTTTACACGTCATTGTGTATCCGACGGGTTAGGGGTATATTTGGAACAGAAGTCCAGACCGTACCGCGTGAGGGACAAACAGACAGAGTGGTCCGAGTTCCAGTCGATTACTCGTCACGCAATCCAAAGGTTAAGGGGTTGGGATACATCTGGAAGCAAAATGCAGTCGTCCATACGTACCACCGTCGTACCTACGTCAGTGGGTTCGGCGCCCACAAACTCATGAAACTGTTGAAACCACGACGGAAAGGTTGAAAGAAATGTTAAAGAGATTCTTTTAAaagtataatttataaatttttttttattttatgtttgtgACATGAAGTTTTATATTATTGACATGATAATTAATGTGAAATTATGAAGTAACAAAGAATTTATAGAGAGAatcttattttaaaagtatcttttttgtttttgggaacatCTGTGTAGTATTTCTCAAGGCTACTACGCATAttccaaatgaaaagaaaacgcATGACGGAAAAGGCTATGATTATAAAACTcgaaatatgaaattaaaatgatatTGTTTTTGGGAACAGTATATAAACCTGAGCACAAACATTTTACCCGTAAATGAGAAGAGTAAAGAATGAGTATGAATTTAATTTTTCCTTGGACGTCAgtctattttcttattttttaagaattgaattaaatattataacgCAAAACGACAATATTCTTATTCCATATTTATTAGCAACCATAGGAGAAAAAATTACATTAGGTGTTGGGAAGACTTACAAAGAGATTTCAATTTCTCCGTAACCACCATCGTGTGATTTGTCAACGCTAACAAACGAACTCAGAATGTGAACTACACGGTTGCAATTCGCCCACAACCACTAAATAATATTACTATTgcttgatttctttttaaaaagaaaaagatgaaaattaTAACAAGGTGTGCTTGAAGTTAAGTATTATACAGAAAATTAGATAGAGCAACCAACATTGTCTTATCTTTCGGTTGAGTGTGTTTGTTGCTTAACTTGCTTTCTTCGTTTGGTAAGGGAATAGGGAGGTGAATCATGATCAAGAAAATACACCTTTACTTGTGGAGAAATTATTATATCTTGCACAAAATCCGACACAGATTTTGGAAAATTGCAATTGAGGAAATAGAATGAGTCATTGGATTATGcttaacacctaagattaagtgCATTAATCAGGTTTAGGTCTCAATCTTATCAGTTGGCATAATCCTTTTTAAGATATATTCTTTTACAAGAAAGGTAATTACAAATTTACTAGATTTAAGGGGCAAAATATGTGTCCAATGCGTATAAGTGTCGAGAATACGGTTCGAtacaccaagtgtcataatataaacgattaatatttttttaagtattcaacCATTTGTATTATTACTCTTGATGTACAGAGCCGCGTTCTCGGCACACTAACATGTCCCATCTATTGACATGTGGCCTTACCCACAAAGTTTGTTGTCCCTAGTGCATCAGTTGCACTAAAGACTTGTGTGTGCGAGAGATCAAAGTTGCGTGAACAGAGCAGGctaaaaaaagaggaaaactaacgaaaagttcaaaaagctttagttttaatgaaaaatgacaaataaaggtatagtgaatagtactagagaaaggtaaaaatataatttttcgttaaaagtgaacaatatcagaaatatttcgttaaaattcgaaaaaaaaaactaaagtgTGAAAATTACTACAGCCGAAACCACTTTGATGAAATAAGTATAGTCCTAGGGGGGCTACAGCTAAAATCAAATGAACCACAATTTGACAATAATGCCCCCAGGTAATTAccatataataaaaataataataaataaagcgAGCCCAATTAAACAGAACGTTGGCTGGCGAAAAGCTCAGGTACAGATTCGACAAGACGGGGAAGGAAGAGTCCGTCAGTAGTGACCGTGTAACGCCCCAAGATTCGTGCTTTAccgctcatctctctctcttccctccctcattctttctctctcctccgcCTGCGATATTCTCGCCATTTTCATGCCGCCCACCTACCAACTCCTCCTTCGCTCCAATTCGACACGTCCCAAAACCCCCCCCTCGTCTCGCTCCTCCTCCTCCCGATACACCCCAAACAAAACTGAATCGCTCTCCTAAATCTCGTTTTCTCATCGAACCCTGAGTTTTTTCTTTTGCCGATCCGGTCCAAGAGaatttcttgaaaaaaataattggattaaaaaaagaaaaaaactgagGGTGAGATCATTGCCTGATCTGCTTTGACACCTGCCAATTTTCCCTTTTCGTGTTTACGCTGTGATATTTCGTATTCAGTGCATTGAATGACATCTGAAACTCCTGCTCGCTCACTCAGTCTTCTCGTTTCGCCAATTCCGAGACGATAAAGCTCCCGTCTTTTGTCTGTATTCGGATTCAGAGGTACGTCGCTTTTCtgggtaatttttatttttgggttttcaattttctgttttttcggTACGAGAATATTGCAGAATTTCTTGGCACATTTTGGTGTATGTGGTTTCTGAGTTGATTGGGAATTCTGGGTATTTCTctgatttgggttttgattttcgGGATTTAAAAGGGTTGTGGGGGCAGTGATTCAGATTGTTCATCAACTGTGTTATCTTGTCCGtctttcgtttttgtttttagctTTGGCATTGCTTTCTTGGGGATCTGTGGAAGTCTGTTGCTATTTGAGCTATTTGGGTTTTCTGTGGGCCTCTTGGTTCTCCCTCCCGGCGATCAAAGGGTGGTCTGTTTCTGATCTGAAtgcaatttttcttctttttgttttttgttacaTCCCTGCATTTCTGAAATTCTGAAGTGTATTTGTATGCAATGCGTGTTCTAGTTGATGTCACTGAGCTACATTATCGTTTTTTATTCGGTTTGCAGGAGCTTCAATCTCACATTGTATTGTGTGGAATTTGAAAACATTGCAAACCCACCATTAGTTTTGGGGTCAGAGGTATTTATGAATTCTTGGTTTTTGATTAAGTGGTGCTGGAATTCTTCGGGTTGATTTGGTGTTTGCCTGTAGCTGGATTTGGGAAATGGGATTTCTGGATTTAGAGGCTGTGTTTGTTCATGGTGGTTAGAAGTGGGGTGAAGTGTATATGTAATTCTCCAATGATCACATTGGAGAATTATGGATGAATTCTGAGCAGCCCTTGCTGTCTTCATCTGATTCTCCATCAGCGTCGCTGGTTCCCTCCCCTTCTCTCACTAAGAACCTTGTCCGTATCTGCTCCAATGCTTCATTTTCATCTTCCAGTCTTGACAACAGTGACGATGCTCAAAGAGATTTATCTGAAGTGAAGGACGAGGTTGCTGTTTCTGGTTGCTCTGAGAGACCCTTAGAGAGTTTTACTACTCCTGCAGGTCCATCCAGTTCTCGGTTTTTGCCGCAGTCTCCTTTGGAAAACCCCACGCGGGATAGAAGACGCCTGGTGTCGTGGGGTACCATGGAACTGCAAAATGAAAATAGAAATTCAGGAACTCTTGAAATCTCCCAGGGTTCATCTAGGGTTCAGGAAAAGTTGTCTCAGAGGATCCGTCACAAAATTGTGCAGTTCGATGATAACTTGCTGCACGATGACAATCCAAGGTTGATCTATATTAACGATCCGAAGAGGACAAATGACAAGTATGAGTTCACTGGGAATGAGATTCGAACTAGCAAGTACACCATCATTACCTTCTTGCCCAAGAATCTTTTCATTCAGTTTCATCGGGTTGCTTATTTGTATTTTCTAGCAATTGCTGCCCTCAACCAGCTTCCACCTCTTGCAGTCTTTGGAAGAACAGTGTCTCTTTTTCCCCTTCTGTTTGTGCTCTTGGTCACAGCTATCAAAGATGGCTATGAAGATTGGCGGAGACATAGATCAGACAGGAATGAGAATAACCGGGAGGCTCTGGTGTTTCAATCTGGCCAATTTCGACCGAAGAAATGGAAACATATTCAAGTGGGTGAGGTTCTGAAGATTTGTGCCGATGACACAATTCCTTGTGACGTGGTCTTGTTAGGGACAAGCGATCCTAGTGGAGTTGCCTACATTCAAACAATGAATTTGGATGGTGAGTCGAACTTGAAAACAAGGTATGCTCGGCAGGAAACAACTTCAACAGTATGTGACGGGTGTACATTTTCAGGGCTCATCAGATGTGAACAACCTAATAGGAACATCTATGAGTTCACTGCCAACATGGAGTTTAATGGGCATAAATTTCCCCTGAGCCAATCAAATATAGTTTTGCGTGGTTGCCAGCTGAAGAACACAGACTGGGCAGTTGGTGTCGCGGTATATGCTGGACAGGAAACCAAGGCAATGCTGAATAGTGCAGCTTCTCCTTCCAAGAGAAGCAAACTGGAAAGCTACATGAACAGGGAAACTCTTTGGCTATcgattttcctttttgttatgTGTGCAGTTGTGGCCACTGGCATGGGCCTGTGGCTCATTCGCCATAAAGGTCAGATTGATACCTTGGCTTATTACCGGAAAAGATACTACTCATATGGGAATGTGAATGGAAAAACCTATAGATTTTATGGGATACCTATGGAgatctttttct from Pyrus communis chromosome 9, drPyrComm1.1, whole genome shotgun sequence harbors:
- the LOC137744142 gene encoding high mobility group B protein 13-like is translated as MHTLQSSVAGIAGNQIVRPKSGRTPLQPKNTPVTPTNSDLKIKPVHQWIGVVDDSNKENPPMYATPVKIEAMEVSLAEELSAIRKKTERMKSDREKTEKMLKEKDMVMEIQMKELENRGQIQKMLETELDRIYRLNQLHVQSIRVSPIRSLREKEEEKKADESPWQGVEVEAEEDMEESVDENSPQKPESCAASNSEIVTGK